CGCGGCAAAAGTGAAAACAACCTTCATTGGGCTGGTCAAAGGTATTCTGAAAGAGATGTAATCCGTAATCGAGAAGGATGTTTCCTTTCAAAGCACAACTATATTGAGCATTGTCCAAGACGGAGTGATCCGTTGGGCAGTGCTTTTTTTTCTTTGGTGGACAAGGCTATTTGGCAAGATGGGCATAAGCTCCCTTGTATTTTTCAGACCTCTTATCGTACTGTTGAAAGATAAGGATTATCATGATTATCAGCGCATCATCTATATCTGGGGAGAAGCGTGAAGTATAGACTTTCTGTATGAACGGATGAGGCGACTATAAAGCGCACAAGAAGGAGGATGTAGAATGATCAAGCAAGCAGAGTTCCTGTGGCAACGTATTATTGAAAAAGGGACGGGTGCAAATGCAGACGTTGAAGCAGCGCTCAATCTTCAACCTGGTGTGAGCGATGAAGATTTTCGATCCGTAGAAAACGAACTTGGTGTGACCTTGCCTGAGGAGATGAAGGCTCTCTATCGTGTGCATAACGGACAAGCCTGGAATGTTGGCGTAGATTCCTTTGTTCGTAACCTGACGTTGTCACCTCTGGATCAGGTGAAGGAGAACTGGGCCTTTTTGCAGGAAGAATTCGACCCGGACGAGATGGAGCCCGAGATTGAGGATGATGCCATTAAGCCAGTACTGTGGAGCAGCAAATGGATTCCGATCGCGGAAAATGGTGGTGGGGATTATCTATGTCTGGACACTGACCCATCCAGTGCGGGAACGGTAGGACAGGTGTTGTACTTTTGGCATGATTGGGGACATCGTTCGGTTGAGGCTAAGGGATTATTTGAATTTATTCAGAAATGTATAGAAGAAAAGGATGAGGAAGATAGAACGTAGGAGCACGAGTTCAGAATAAATTAATGCATAAAAGGAGCCTTTACAATGATCCAAATAACCATGCGTCAAGCCAAGCAGGCAGATCAGGAGCACCTTGCAGAGCTGCGTGCCCTGGTTCTATATGATGATCTACACAGGTTGGGAAGGTACGACGAGGTGAAGGTACGTGAACGTTTCCGTCATACATTCGACCCAGTCCACACGTGGATGATCGAAGTCGACGGTGCACGGGTGGGGTGTGTAGCGTTGAAGCCCAAGTTGGAGGAGATGCTGCTGGAACATTTCTACATACATCCCGATTATCAAGGTCAGCAAATAGGGACCCAAGTGCTGGATATGCTGTTGAAACGGGATGACGTCCGGGGCAAACGCGTTATTTTAAATGTGTTGCAGGGCAGTCCGGCTCGGCGATTGTATGAACGCTTTGGGTTTGTTTTGGACAGTGAAGATGAGGTGGATGTATTCATGTCCGTTCAAGTGCAGTAATCGTTACTGTCAAAAAAGCAGCATATAACAGATCCATTCATTTAATTGTTGAATGGGTCTATTGAACTTTTCTATTATACTTTCCAGTTACGGTATCCTAATATGGATAATAACCTACTTTTTATATAGGAATTATATAGTATGGAGAATGCCAAGATGCCGCATTGGAAGCGAAATCTGTATATTCTGTGGTTTGGCCTATTTTTCAATCATATGGCTTACACCTTGTCTGTGCCGTTCTTTCCGCTGTTTCTGCAAAATGATCTCGGTATTCAGAGCGGATTGGAAGTCTGGTCCGGCATTTCGATCTCGATTAGCTTTCTGATCAGCGGACTATGTGCTCCCTTCTGGGGATCACTGGCTGACAGATACGGCAGCAAACTGATGCTGATTCGTTCAGGCGTTGGTCTCGCCATTGCTCACCTGGCTAACTATTTCGTTTATGATCCTTACACGTTTATCGCTGTGCGGATATTTCAGGGACTCATGGCCGGCTTCAATCCTGCATCCATTACGTTGGTTGGCACCAATACTCCGGAAAAGCATGTAGGTTATGCGCTTGGTGTCATCTCCACATCCACGGCTGCCGGAGGAATTCTGGGACCACTTGTGGGTGGAGTACTGAGCCATTGGATCGGGCTGCGCGGATGCTTTATCGCATCGGGGATCATTACGCTGCTCTCGGCTGTGATGGTGATATGGGTAAAAGAAGCCCGCGGTCCCCGCACTGTGGTTCGCACAAGTATTCTGGGTGATCTAAAAAAAGCAGCCTCCACTCCGGGATTAATGCGGATCTATGGTTTGATTTTGCTCGTTTCAACTTCCGTGCTCATTATTGAACCTGTACTGACGCTTTATGTGGTCCAGATTGGTGGAGATGTCAATACTGCAACACTTAGTGCAGGAATCGTTTTCTCGGCCATCGGCGTGGCAACGGTAATCATGGGGCCGCGCTGGGGAAGAATTGGCGGAAAAATTGGATACGAGAAAACGCTGTTTATCGGCCTGCTGGGCGGTGGCATTGGCAGTTTACTGCAACTAACGGCGGTTAACCTCATTTATTTTGGAAGTCTGCGATTTGCCTATGGCCTGTTCTTTGCTGCCGTGTATCCGGCCTTGAATGCGTTAATCATCCAATATGCTGACCGGGATTTCCGGGGGAGGGCTGTCA
Above is a window of Paenibacillus sp. E222 DNA encoding:
- a CDS encoding SMI1/KNR4 family protein; protein product: MIKQAEFLWQRIIEKGTGANADVEAALNLQPGVSDEDFRSVENELGVTLPEEMKALYRVHNGQAWNVGVDSFVRNLTLSPLDQVKENWAFLQEEFDPDEMEPEIEDDAIKPVLWSSKWIPIAENGGGDYLCLDTDPSSAGTVGQVLYFWHDWGHRSVEAKGLFEFIQKCIEEKDEEDRT
- a CDS encoding GNAT family N-acetyltransferase, with amino-acid sequence MIQITMRQAKQADQEHLAELRALVLYDDLHRLGRYDEVKVRERFRHTFDPVHTWMIEVDGARVGCVALKPKLEEMLLEHFYIHPDYQGQQIGTQVLDMLLKRDDVRGKRVILNVLQGSPARRLYERFGFVLDSEDEVDVFMSVQVQ
- a CDS encoding MFS transporter, yielding MENAKMPHWKRNLYILWFGLFFNHMAYTLSVPFFPLFLQNDLGIQSGLEVWSGISISISFLISGLCAPFWGSLADRYGSKLMLIRSGVGLAIAHLANYFVYDPYTFIAVRIFQGLMAGFNPASITLVGTNTPEKHVGYALGVISTSTAAGGILGPLVGGVLSHWIGLRGCFIASGIITLLSAVMVIWVKEARGPRTVVRTSILGDLKKAASTPGLMRIYGLILLVSTSVLIIEPVLTLYVVQIGGDVNTATLSAGIVFSAIGVATVIMGPRWGRIGGKIGYEKTLFIGLLGGGIGSLLQLTAVNLIYFGSLRFAYGLFFAAVYPALNALIIQYADRDFRGRAVSLSQTANQFGIVLGPLLGGFLGGWTGIPFVFLLTGIVLLGAAWTVRASERNQANKPGLGMAAADAGAKSITK